A section of the Streptomyces sp. NBC_01363 genome encodes:
- the dxs gene encoding 1-deoxy-D-xylulose-5-phosphate synthase, which translates to MTILESIRGPHDLKALNEAQLDELAGDIRQFLIQAVARTGGHLGPNLGVVELSIALHRTFDSPVDRILWDTGHQSYVHKLLTGRQDFSKLRRKGGLSGYPSREESEHDVIENSHASTVLGWADGIAKAHQVRGRSDHVVAVIGDGALTGGMAWEALNNIAAARDRPLIIVVNDNERSYGPTIGGLADHLATLRTTDGYERFLSWGKDVLRQTPVIGQPLYESLHGAKKGFKDAFAPQGLFEDLGLKYVGPIDGHDIAAVESALHRAKRFHGPVLVHCLTEKGRGYPPALRDDADRFHTVGAMDPLTCAPLLPAGGPSWTSVFGDEIAAIGAERPDVVAITAAMLHPVGLTKFAEAFPDRVWDVGIAEQHAAVSAAGLATGGLHPVVAVYATFLNRAFDQLLMDVALHRCGVTFVLDRAGVTGLDGASHNGMWDMSVLQVVPGLRLAAPRDAGELRAQLREAVAVDDAPTVIRFPKESVGEPVPAIGRIGAMDVLHRAQDPDVLLVAVGVLAPVCLKAADLLTGAGVRCTVVDPRWVKPVDEELPPLAARHRLVAVVEDNSRAGGVGSAVGQALRDAGVDVPLRTFGIPEQFLAHGKRAEVLADIGLTPVEIAGRISAALAAKEAATRTGESGE; encoded by the coding sequence GTGACGATTCTGGAAAGCATCCGGGGGCCGCACGATCTCAAGGCGCTGAACGAAGCACAACTCGACGAACTCGCCGGGGACATCAGGCAGTTCCTCATCCAGGCGGTGGCCAGGACCGGCGGTCATCTGGGGCCCAACCTCGGGGTGGTGGAGCTCTCCATCGCCCTGCACCGGACCTTCGACTCGCCCGTCGACCGCATCCTCTGGGACACCGGGCACCAGAGCTATGTGCACAAACTGCTCACCGGGCGGCAGGACTTCTCCAAGCTGCGCCGCAAGGGGGGCCTGTCCGGATACCCGTCCCGGGAGGAGTCCGAGCACGACGTCATCGAGAACTCGCACGCCTCGACCGTCCTCGGCTGGGCCGACGGCATCGCCAAGGCCCATCAGGTGCGGGGACGGAGCGACCACGTCGTGGCCGTCATCGGCGACGGGGCCCTCACCGGCGGGATGGCCTGGGAGGCGCTCAACAACATCGCGGCCGCGCGCGACCGGCCGCTGATCATCGTGGTGAACGACAACGAGCGTTCCTACGGCCCCACGATCGGCGGCCTCGCCGACCACCTCGCCACCCTCCGTACCACCGACGGATACGAACGCTTCCTCTCCTGGGGCAAGGACGTGCTCCGGCAGACGCCCGTCATCGGACAGCCGCTGTACGAGTCGCTGCACGGCGCGAAGAAGGGGTTCAAGGACGCCTTCGCCCCGCAGGGCCTGTTCGAGGACCTCGGGCTCAAGTACGTCGGGCCGATCGACGGCCACGACATCGCGGCCGTCGAATCCGCCCTGCACCGGGCGAAACGCTTCCACGGCCCGGTGCTGGTGCACTGCCTCACCGAGAAGGGCCGCGGCTACCCGCCCGCGCTCCGGGACGATGCCGACCGCTTCCACACCGTCGGCGCGATGGACCCGCTGACCTGCGCACCGCTCCTTCCGGCCGGCGGGCCTTCCTGGACCTCGGTGTTCGGGGACGAGATCGCCGCGATCGGTGCTGAGCGGCCGGACGTCGTGGCCATCACGGCGGCGATGCTGCACCCCGTCGGACTGACGAAGTTCGCCGAGGCGTTCCCCGACCGGGTCTGGGACGTCGGCATCGCCGAGCAGCATGCCGCCGTGTCCGCGGCGGGACTGGCCACCGGCGGTCTGCACCCGGTCGTCGCCGTCTACGCCACCTTCCTCAACCGGGCCTTCGACCAGCTGCTGATGGATGTCGCGCTGCACCGGTGCGGGGTGACCTTCGTCCTCGACCGGGCCGGCGTCACCGGACTCGACGGGGCCTCGCACAACGGCATGTGGGACATGTCTGTGCTCCAGGTCGTCCCCGGGCTGCGGCTCGCGGCCCCGCGCGACGCCGGTGAACTCCGGGCCCAGCTCCGTGAGGCCGTCGCCGTCGACGACGCGCCCACCGTGATCCGGTTCCCCAAGGAGTCGGTGGGGGAGCCGGTCCCGGCGATCGGCAGGATCGGCGCCATGGACGTGCTGCACCGGGCACAGGACCCCGATGTACTCCTCGTGGCCGTCGGCGTGCTCGCCCCGGTCTGCCTGAAGGCCGCCGATCTGCTGACCGGGGCCGGGGTCCGCTGCACGGTCGTCGACCCCCGCTGGGTCAAGCCGGTCGACGAGGAACTGCCCCCGCTCGCCGCACGGCACCGGCTGGTCGCCGTCGTCGAGGACAACAGCCGGGCAGGGGGCGTCGGCTCGGCGGTCGGACAGGCGCTGCGGGACGCCGGGGTCGACGTACCGCTGCGGACGTTCGGCATCCCCGAGCAGTTCCTCGCGCACGGCAAGCGTGCCGAGGTGCTGGCCGACATCGGGCTCACCCCGGTCGAGATCGCCGGACGGATCAGCGCCGCACTGGCCGCCAAGGAGGCGGCGACAAGGACCGGGGAGAGCGGGGAATGA